The sequence CGCGCCTGCCCGTTCGAACGCGACCGGAGTATGTCCTCCAGTTTGAACATGTTTACGAGCGGCACCATCGCGTTGATGACGACTGCACTGTAGCGAGCTTCCTGGTCCCCGATCCGGCCACGACGGCTCTTCAGTTCGCCGGTGATGCTGCCGGCATAGTCTGCCGGCGTCACCACCTCGACCTTCATGATCGGCTCGAGCAGTTGTATGCCGAGGCGCGGCGCGGCTTCGCGAAAGCAGGCGCGGCCGGCAACCTCGAAAGCCAGGGCCGAGGAGTCGGTCTCGTGCCAGGCGCAGTCCACCAGCATCGCCTTGACGCCGATCATCGGAAAGCCCGCGAACGGCCCCGCCGACAGGGCGCTGCGCAGCCCCTTTTCGACCCCCGCCACATACTCGTCCGGGATCGCACCGCCGACGATCCTGGACGCGAACACCAAGTCCGGATTGTACGCGTTCGGCTCGAACATGATCTTGACGCGGGCGAACTGACCCGTGCCGGCGAACAGCTTCTTGTGGGTGTAGTCCTGCTGATGGCTGCGGGTGATCGTCTCGCGATAGGCCACCTGCGGGGCGCCGACATTCACCGCAAGATTGAACTCGCGGCGCACGCGGTCGATGATGCCCTCGAGTTCAACTTCGCCCATGGCGGCGACGATCGTCTGACCGGATCCTCGTCCCACTTGACGTGGAGCCAGGGATCCTCGTCCGCCAGCCTCGACAGGGCGATACGCAGCTTCCCCTCGTCGGCTCTCGATTTCGCCTCGATCGCGATTTGCAGCAAAGGCCATGGCGCGGCAGGTTTTTCCATGACGATATGGTTGCAGGTTGACCAGAAGTCCGCAACGGTGAGGACGAGCGCCGTCAACAGCCGCTTCCTTGCCCCGGCGAGACGGCTATGGATATTTCGCCTTTGCGCCCGCCGGGCTCAAATCGCCCTGCAATTCCTTGGGCAGCGGCAGGCTCGAGCATTGCAGGTGCACGTTGCGGGCGTAAAACTTCCGATGCTTCTGCTCGGCCTCCTTGGTGGCCGCTATGATGCCCAGCCCATACGGGCCAAGTGCCGCGAATTCCCAGCCCGGATGCTGTTTCTCGCGAACCGCATAGTCGGCAGCCGCCGCCCGGGCCTGCTGGCATTGCGGCGACGCCCACTTCGGGTCCTGTGGCGAAAGCGACGCGCCGTAGTCGACCGGAGAGGTCGCGCATCCCGCCACCGTCGCGGCCAATGCGGACATTGCAATGCGCATCGCAATTCTCATCTCTGAAGCCCTTCCCGGTCTCCGCAGACCTGGCCGGCGTCCCCGCCATGCCAATCACGTATCCGCGATGTCCCGCCCCTGCGCTTGCCATAGGCCTCGCTTCATGTCGATCTTCCCGAAGCCAGATTCGGGCTGTGTGCCGGGAACCAAATGACAGGCGAGACTGTTCAGTTGTAACTTTGACACAGCGCTGACACGCCCAGCCGGTTGGGCACGCGGCGACCTTGAGGAGTTCTCATATGAAGATTTCGTCCAGTTTTCGTTCCATCGCGGTTGCCGCCATCGCCACTGCCGGCATTGGCTTTGCCAGCGCAGCACACGCCGACAGCGGCACGATCCGTTTCGCCGTTTACAAGGCGGCCTTCTTCGTCGGCGGCTCCGGCGGCGAAGGCACGTTCACCTTCCACGGTAAGTCTTATCCGATCTCCATCGGCGCCGTTTCGGGCGGCCTCGCCTTCGGCGTTTCCAAGACCTATTTCCACGGCACGGTGCGCCATATCAGGCGCGCCCGCGATGTGACGGGGGTCTATGGCGCGGCGGGTGGCGGCGGCACGATCGGCAAGGGCGCCCAGGTAATCGTCATGACAAACGACAAGGGTGCCCAGCTCGAACTCACCGGCAAGCAGGTTGGCCTGCAGGTCAACGCCGATCTCAGCGGCTTTGCCATCTCGCTGAAGTAATGGCCTCCGCCCTTTCGGGGGCACGCTGGACACCAAAGAGGGCGGCGTCAGCTCGACGACCGCCCTTGTTGTCAGCTCCTCAGCCCCGGCGCTTCCTGCCCCGTGCGCTCGACATATTCCGTATAGCCGCCGCCATAGGTGTGGATGCCTTCGGGCGTCAGTTCCAGCACGCGGTTCGACAGTGCCGCCAGGAAATGCCGGTCGTGCGAGACGAACAGCATGGTGCCTTCATATTGCGACAGCGCCTCGATCAGCATCTGCTTGGTGGCGATGTCGAGGTGGTTGGTCGGCTCGTCCAGCACCAGGAGGTTGGGCGGGTCGAACAGCATCAGCGCCATCACCAGCCGCGCCTTCTCGCCGCCTGACAGCACCCGGCATTTCTTCTCGATCTCGTCGCCGGAAAAGCCGAAGCAGCCGGCAAGTGCCCGAAGCGGCGCCTGGCCGGCCTGCGGGAAATTGTCTTCCAGCGTCTGGAACACGGTGCGCTCGCCTTCGAGCAGCTCCATGGCGTGCTGGGCGAAATAGCCCATTTTCACGCTCGGTCCCCGCGCCACCGTGCCGGTATCGGGATCGGACGCGCCCGCCACCAGCTTGAGCAGTGTCGACTTGCCGGCGCCGTTGACGCCCATGATGCACCAGCGCTCGCGGCGGCGGACCTGGAAGTCGAGCCCCTCATAGATGCTGCGACTGCCATAGGCCTTGTGCACGTTCTTCAAGGTCACGACATCCTCGCCGCAGCGCGGCGCCGGCTGGAACTCGAAATTCACGATCTGGCGGCGCTTGGGCGGCTCGACGCGGTCGATCTTGTCGAGCTTCTTCACCCGGCTCTGCACCTGGGCCGCATGCGACGCGCGCGCCTTGAAGCGCTCGATGAAGGCGATCTCCTTGGCCAGCATCGCCTGCTGGCGCTCGAACTGCGCCTGCTGCTGCTTGTCGGCGATCGCCCGCTGCTGCTGGTAGAATTCGTAATTGCCGGAATAGGCGGTGAGCGAACCGGCATCGATCTCGACGATCTTGTTGACGATGCGGTTCATGAACTCGCGGTCGTGCGACGTCATCAGCAGCGCGCCGTCATAGCCCTTCAAAAACTGCTCCAGCCAGATCAGGCTTTCCAAATCGAGATGGTTGGACGGTTCGTCGAGCAGCATGACATCGGGCCGCATCAGAAGGATGCGGGCCAGCGCCACGCGCATCTTCCAGCCGCCCGACAGCTTGCCGACATCGCCGTCCATCATCTCCTGGCTGAAGCCGAGACCATCGAGCACCTCACGCGCCCGGCCGTCCAGCGCATAGCCGTCGAGTTCCTCGAAGCGATGCTGCGCCTCGCCATATTTCTCGATGATCTCGTCCATCCGGTCGGCCTGGTCGGGATCGGCCATCGCCGCCTCCAGTTCCGCCATCTCGGCCGCCACATCGCTCACCGGCCCAGCGCCGTTCATCACTTCGGCGACAGCGCTATGGCCCGCCATGTCGCCGACATCCTGGCTGAAATAGCCGATGGTGACGCCACGATCGACCTGGACCTGGCCTTCGTCGGGCTGCTCCTGGCTGGTGATCATGCGAAACAAAGTCGTCTTGCCGGCGCCGTTCGGCCCGACAAGGCCGACCTTCTCGCCCTTCTGCAGGGAAGCCGACGCCTCGATGAAGACAAGCTGACGGCCGTTCTGCTTGCTGATGCTTTCAAGTCTGATCATGCGGTTTCCGGACTGGGCCTGCGCTGAAAGGATTTGCCCGGCGCCTTACGCGAATGCGTCTGTCGGGGGAAGAGGCCCAAGCGCCGCAGCAGGCGGCGAGGTCGGATGAGGGGTGCTCCAGCTTGGCGCCGACAGCACTCCGTCACCCACCCCTCAACCGTCTCGGCGCTAGCGCGCCGATCCACCTTCTCCCACAGGGGGAGAAGGAAAAACCCGCCCAGAAACACTCCAGAAACAAGATTCAACATCCCGGAAAAACTGGCGAAAAGATCGTCTGCGATAACCATTCCTGTAGCAACCGAACGGCGGTCGCCACACAACGCAGAGGGATGGTCCCGACAATGCAACGACGTTCGACCGGATGGATGGCTGCCGTAACCGGCATTTCGCTTGCCATGCTTGCGATCGCACAGTCGGGTGCACAGGCGGCGGTTACCCGGAGCGAATATTGCAGCCGGCTCGGTCTTCAACTCGACGGAGCCATCCAGACCAAAGCCGAACCCGGTGCCAGTGCAAGCCAGATCGCGCAGGCAACGGCACTGCAGGACAAGGCAAACCGGTTCTGTGCCGAGCGCAAGCAGGCGCAAGGCATCCGGACTTACGCCAACGCCCTGAAACTTCTCGGCGTGACACCGGTCGACCTCGACCAGTGACAGCAGCCATCAAAGGAAAGCCCATCATGAACAAGCCCTTCCTCTCCGCCCTCGGCCTGGCCATCGCTCTCGGTCTGGCAATGCCGGTTATCGGCACCGCCAATGCGGCGGCCACGACCACCACCACGACCGCTCCGGCGACGACGACCGCCCCCGCGACCGCTCCGGCGGCTCCCGCTGCCGTGGACGCGGCGAAGACGCCGGTCAAGGCGGCCGCGCACAAGCGTCACCGGTACCACAAGAAGCACCACGGGCATGTGCGCAAGCACGCTCACCGGCACGCGGGCAAGAGGCACGGCCACAAGCACGTCGCCAAGAAGCACCACCACAAGCGCACCCACAAGAAGCACGGTCACAAGCACGCCAAGGCGGCTTGATCGCTAACTTTCTTTCTGACTTCCTCCCGGGAAAAGGCCGCCACTCGCTAGAAAGCGAGGGCGGCTTTTTCTG is a genomic window of Mesorhizobium huakuii containing:
- a CDS encoding ABC-F family ATP-binding cassette domain-containing protein, whose translation is MIRLESISKQNGRQLVFIEASASLQKGEKVGLVGPNGAGKTTLFRMITSQEQPDEGQVQVDRGVTIGYFSQDVGDMAGHSAVAEVMNGAGPVSDVAAEMAELEAAMADPDQADRMDEIIEKYGEAQHRFEELDGYALDGRAREVLDGLGFSQEMMDGDVGKLSGGWKMRVALARILLMRPDVMLLDEPSNHLDLESLIWLEQFLKGYDGALLMTSHDREFMNRIVNKIVEIDAGSLTAYSGNYEFYQQQRAIADKQQQAQFERQQAMLAKEIAFIERFKARASHAAQVQSRVKKLDKIDRVEPPKRRQIVNFEFQPAPRCGEDVVTLKNVHKAYGSRSIYEGLDFQVRRRERWCIMGVNGAGKSTLLKLVAGASDPDTGTVARGPSVKMGYFAQHAMELLEGERTVFQTLEDNFPQAGQAPLRALAGCFGFSGDEIEKKCRVLSGGEKARLVMALMLFDPPNLLVLDEPTNHLDIATKQMLIEALSQYEGTMLFVSHDRHFLAALSNRVLELTPEGIHTYGGGYTEYVERTGQEAPGLRS